Within Zootoca vivipara chromosome 17, rZooViv1.1, whole genome shotgun sequence, the genomic segment TATGGTGCCCTCTCTTACCCCATAGCTGACTTTTCCATTTACAGGCAAGGTAAGAAGCTGGAACCGGGTGGTTTTCTgaaatcccccccctttccccctttcccctccgcCCCACTCACTTGAACATCAATGGAGGTGGCATCCTCCACCACACGCTTCATGACGGCACGGACATTGCGTGGTTCAATGGTGGTGATCCAATCCCGCGTCTCGACGCTTTTGCGCAGCATCTGAGAGATGACCAGGCCTTGGACCTTCACGTAGTGGTTCAGCAGCTTCTGGGCGGCTTCCCGGGCTTCAGCACACAAGCCAGTGACAGGAGTGACGGGAGAGTGGTCCTGGTCCAGAGGCAAGgcagagcaggaggaggatgaaAAGGGTGGCACTTGGCAGCTTGATGTGGGGCTCTGGAAAACTCAAGGGGCTTTTAGATACGTAAGGAGGCTGCCTGTCACAAGGCAGGCCAGTCCACTAACAACAAAACTGgaggtggagggtgggaaaggctGAGAGGGACTGGCTTGCCCAGTGTCATCCAACAGGCTCCCAGCAGAGGcaggatttgaaccagggacttcctgGCTCAAAGCTCGCGCTGTTAACTGCTACACCATATCAATACTAAACAGGCTATATTTGGATAGGCTTTGCTGATTTCTGAGTGGTTTGAGATTTACATCTTTCTGAACCGCATCTGGAGAAATGACATACAGTGTATGTTTTATAGGAGGCAAGAAATGTAGGGGTTTCctggggtggtggggaagcagCAGGTGCACCCTATGCAGTGACCAAGAGACTGAGGAGTGACTGGAAAGCTAATTGACACAGTCATCAAAGAAGCGGCACTGAGGACCAGTGCCATAAACCGAGTTTACACATTTCATTCTCAGCCAACGCATGTGGAATGCAGGGGTCACAATACTTACATTTCAAGCTTCTTCCAAAGTGACAAAACAACAATTCTAATGCATTTCTAATAAATAGTATTTACTCTGCATAGGATGAATTCCCTTGAAAGAGACTCTGGACCCGTGATACAGGGGAGGAccccacctcccccccacacctgcatACACCAAGCAACAGGCTCAACAGGAAAAGACCCCTCCAAAAGCCTGGAGCAAGGATTTCTCTTTTGGGGCTGCCCCCTGGCTGAGAAAGTTCCGTGAGTCACATATACTGCAATCCCCATATTCTGCAATGAGGAAACCAGTGAgctttgtcacacacacacacacacacacagatgatgCAAATGGGACAGTATGTACAGTTCTGGCTTCTGCTATTTCATTATAGgtttattattttactgtattttttaaaaaaacaagtttacGGAGCTTGCGTAATGGTTTGCTCCCTACCCCCCGCCACTTGTTTGGTAGTtggctgtagtcgaaacaaaattttaaaaaattccttccagtagcaccttaaagaccaactaagtttgttattggtatgagcttttgacacttcttcagatagtgtgcttcacacttggtatctgaagaagtgtgaaagcacatgaaagctcataccaataacaaacttaggttggtctctaaggtgctactggaaggattttttaaaattttgtatatATAGAGAACAAAGCCCTATGTATATTCCATAGTTGTGTGGAATAATAGCACAGCTCAGGTCTTATTCAGATCTCAAtgaacttgcttctgagcagaggaaaggaaacagtccccttctgcccccccaacaTAGCCATTTAAGTTTTCCAAGCCTGAAATGACTCCCAGCATCCTCTCTTCCCACGTGTGACACACCTGCACCAGAAACTGTTCATCTGTCAATGTGAGGATGTAGCTGATGGTGGAGGTCTCGTAGTCCAGGCAGAGGcgggagaggagcagcagcagggtggGGGGCGTGGAGCCCCCCTTGTCGCCAGTGCTCTCACAGAACTGCCGGGCTGTCTGGCAGATGGACTTGATGAAGCTGACAATGAGGCCTTCGCGGACACCCTGGCTGCAGAATTCCCcctaggaaaaagcaaggagaggCACAGGGGAATGTGGGAGGCATCGCAGCAAAAAGTCTCAGCCACCCAACCGTTAACCCTTCCTTCTCCGGCAAGAACAGGGACAGAGGCTCTGCCAGAGTTCGTTCCTCGGGTCCCTCGACCACTCACTGGGTCAGCCAAGACACTGACAAACGGGAGGGATGGCTGAAGTGGAGGATGCTGGCAAAGCCCATTGTTCATAGGTGGTGAGAAAGCTTTGAGCCTTTGCTTTTCTTAAGAGCGAAATCACATAGCAGGACTGGAGCTATGTGGGGCAGATCAAGTAACGGGGCCACCAGCTGCTGAACCACCAGGAAGCCACTACAGCTGTTCACATTGGGGAAGAAGGGTTAAGGAGCCCTTACCTCATTTCagacatttcatagaattgtagggttggaagggaccccaagggtcaatagtccaactcccagcaatgcagggatctttcagAGATGCAAGTGGCTGAGGGGCATAATGAGAAGGCATCCATGCAGACTAGCAGCTATGGGGCCCCATCGCAGAGCAGGCAGAGGCTTCAGGCTGGCAGCTGCATATCCCGAAATGTAAACTAAAGAGACAGAGGCTGGGTACACCCAGGTCTGCCTTAACCCCCAGAAGGGAGATATTCTGGGGTGCTTCTCCCACAAGCAGAGAAGTCCATCCCACAAAAGCAGGACCCAAGGAGGAGTTTCTTATGGGGTTTCTGGTGGTAGTGGAAGGGTCTTGTCGTGAAGCCTACAGAAGGTTTGGCTCTCATACAATTTGTGTTGCCATGGGTTACCTTATGTAATTCTACATATGTGCATCCATGCATTCTTATTTATTGTGATGTATCAAGCCTCCGGGATCCAGCAAGCAACTTTCTCTCTGAAAAGTCTAACaaaatctctttctttctctccttaccTTGAAATACGGCTTGTTAGAGAAAGTGATATCCTTGGCAGTGAAGAGGTGGACGTAGGTGAGCACAGACTTGATCTGGTTGAGGATGGAGGCTGAGATGGTGCCCAGCAGCTCTGCCAGGTTGGGGCTGTCCTTCCCCATGAGCCGAGGGGCCGCCAAGGACTGGCGCACGTCCGTCAAGCATTCCAGGTAGAAGCTCTGCAGGGCCTGTAGGTACTGGCGGATGCGCTCCTTGGCCGCCCGCACCACGATTTCTGTGCCCTCCGCCGTTGACCGCGAGGCGGGCAAGAGCTTCAccacagcctgcaagcggcggtgGAAGCGGTCCAGGGCCCGCACCAGCAGGGAATTGTCGCCCACGCCCCTCTCCAGCTGGATGCGCCTCTCCACCAGGGCAAAGTAGTGCTCCATCAAGCCGTCCACAAAGGCCACCAGCTTGTCGTGGGCCATGCCGGCAATTTCACGGGCCCCCTCTCGGCTGACAAACAGCTCTTGGTATGAGGCAATCACCAGGCACATGTTGCTGACGAAGTTGTTACAGCCGCGGTCGGTGAACTCCAGGATGTCGGTGGCTGGGGTGGCCAGTTGCCCCTCGCCCAGCTCCGCCTCCAGGGCTCGCAGCTCAGCTTCCAGGCGGCAGCAGGCATGAGAGAGGAACTCGTCGCACAGCTCCTCGGCGGGCTcgcccagctgcagcagcagctccacGCACTCTGCTAAGTCCTTGGCACAAGAGTCCCCATCCCTGAGGAAGCAGGAAGGCAGGCTCTGAGGGCTCAGCTGCAGATTTTAAACTGGCTCCTCCTCTTATATGACATTttcatcccacccttcctccaaagagtcCAGGGTGACACGGAAGATTCTCCCCTGGAAATTTCATAAATGCTAACCACGATCctacaaggtaggttaggctaagagagagTGAGTGGGGCCAGTATGCCCAGCACACGTCAGGGCTgcattgagtggggggggggtgtacctgAACCCCAGCTTCTCATTAGGCACTCCAACTCTGGCAGCCACTCTCTCCCCCCAGGGAACTGTAGGGCTCTGGGGAATCCTCTCCAACCTCAGGATTCCTTGAAAGGAAACCATGACAGTTAAGCTAATCTAAATTTGTACAGCAGAATCACAGAGCAGCCACCCTTCTTTGCCGAGTCTTCTGGCTCATAGCCTCCACTGCTTCAGTCCCCAAGAACTCCCCAAACACAGCCCCATTCGTACCAAACAGTCAAGTGCAACGGTTCCCCTGATGTCTTCTGTTGCCTACCTGAATTTCTCACGCAGCTTCTGAGCGAGGTCAGCCATGATCTTCTGGCAGTCATCCTGGATGCCCCGGAAGGAAGGCATGTGTTGGTACTGGTGGAGGATGGAGCGGGCCTTGCTGTAGTATCGCACAGCCTGCCCGTAGGCCTCCATCTCCACACATTTGGTCAGGCGGGCTGGCAGCTCAAACAGGAACTGCAGTTTGCGTAGGAGTGCGTGAACGCCTGGGgtcaagagagagggaggaagtcaGAGCAGGGCAGGCAAGCTGCTTTGGAGCCCCAAACCCCAACTGGTGCCACCCCACCTTCCAGCACTCAACAAGCTcctcctggagatgccggggattaaaCAGGTAGCCTCCGACATGCAAAGtggatgttctgccactgaactggTGCCCCTTCCCCAGCCATCTTTGCAACAGGCTCCTGACACCCTTGTCGCACATTAGCAGCAATCAGAGAAGAGGTATCGCACCGGACAGTTTGGTGATCTGCTCATGTTGATCCTGCAAGGTGCTGCTGATGCTCGCACTGAACTCTGTGATGACGGCCATGTTTGCTGCCAAGCAGTCCATCTCATCCTCCATCTTCTTGAAGTCGTTCTTCATCTTACGGATTGTGTCTGAAGAATGGAAAGTGAGAATGTTAGGAAGAGTCTGCTTCAAAAGGATTTTCTTCCATTGGCACTAACAGAAGCTGTCTGTTTAAGCTGATTGGCTGCACAGAGGATGGGGCTGAGATGGGGAGGAAGCTGAGGGCTGAGTGGAAAAGTTCTGTGGGTTgcgggttccccacacctgatctaaataataataaactggaaCAAGGAGGTGAACCACAAATATATCTTTCCCaggaccttccccacccccaagccttCCAGTTACCTGTGGCCGAGATGAATTTGTTGTAATTTTCATAGACTAGAGTCTGCATGTCACTGTCCAAGGATCGGATCTGCTTCACCATGTCCGTCTCGCAGTCCATCAGCTGGGCCAGGGGGCATTCTTTTCGCAGCTGTCACACACAACAGAGGTGGGTGTTGTCAGCAGCAAACTGAACTTGGCCAatgctcctctgccccccccccccagtttaatcATTGAGCCCTTGCTTTGTGTACAGAAGGCCTTAGGTTCAAAAGGATCACCGGCTGCAGGGCTAAGATCTGGGCTAAACAGAGCAAGAGTCTGACTTCCGGATAAGGCAGGTCAATAGGTGACTAAGCCGCTGCAAGTGAAATGCAACACACCACCATTATGCATGCTTGTTTGggttattcatttttttaaaaaaaggcgattataattatttttactcCCCAGTATTGCAGTTGGTGAGACAGAGGCTCTGTGAATTCAGGGTGGACGTGAGAGCCAAAACAGGGGAGGATAAGCCTAtcagctcagatcctgcttgggggcttccctttggttggccactgtgagaataggactATTCCGGCAGTCAAGTGGCCTTATGTTCTCCTTATCCTCTCTTATGGACTTGCTGATTCATAGCTTAGTCTCTTTACCACAACACAACACCAGGTCTGGAGACGGCACTCTGCAGATTACCAGAGGCACTCTGTTCTCAGATCCAATGCTTCAGTAATAGCAGACGGCTCCCTTCACCATAAGGAACCCTGAGATCTTTTGCGCAAAGTGAAAACTGGATCTGTGAACATGCTAACCCTTCGAGGCAAAAGGCCCTCTGCTCATGCCCAGAGACACTCAGCTCAAGGTGTTCAGCATTTTGGGAAAGCAAGGCAACATTTCCCGGAACAAGTGAGTCTTGGGGAAGGGCCAGCTCGAGACGGGACGGTGGAGCCAGTCCAGGGAGGGTTGCCATGGAGACCTCGCCAGTGGGCAGGGTGTTGCTAGGCGCCCGTCCGTGCCACCCCCTCACCTTGGTGAGGAAGACTTCCGGGTCGAAGTGGGGGCCGTTGATGTCGGTGGGGCCCCCGATATCCCCCCTGGCCGGTCCCGCCAAGGCCTCCCCAGACGGGTCCGGCAGCCCGTAGTAGAGCTTCAGCATCCCATGCGGCCTCCGCTTGCCGCCCGCGCCCTCGGGGCCCCGCTCCGCCTGAGGTGCCGACATGACCCGCTGCGTATGAGTGCGTGtttggctgtggggtgggggttggggggaggatggGGAGACCGGAGAGGGGAGGGCGGCAACCGTCAACGGCAACAACTTCCACTTCCGGGAACAATAAAG encodes:
- the VPS51 gene encoding vacuolar protein sorting-associated protein 51 homolog, which translates into the protein MSAPQAERGPEGAGGKRRPHGMLKLYYGLPDPSGEALAGPARGDIGGPTDINGPHFDPEVFLTKLRKECPLAQLMDCETDMVKQIRSLDSDMQTLVYENYNKFISATDTIRKMKNDFKKMEDEMDCLAANMAVITEFSASISSTLQDQHEQITKLSGVHALLRKLQFLFELPARLTKCVEMEAYGQAVRYYSKARSILHQYQHMPSFRGIQDDCQKIMADLAQKLREKFRDGDSCAKDLAECVELLLQLGEPAEELCDEFLSHACCRLEAELRALEAELGEGQLATPATDILEFTDRGCNNFVSNMCLVIASYQELFVSREGAREIAGMAHDKLVAFVDGLMEHYFALVERRIQLERGVGDNSLLVRALDRFHRRLQAVVKLLPASRSTAEGTEIVVRAAKERIRQYLQALQSFYLECLTDVRQSLAAPRLMGKDSPNLAELLGTISASILNQIKSVLTYVHLFTAKDITFSNKPYFKGEFCSQGVREGLIVSFIKSICQTARQFCESTGDKGGSTPPTLLLLLSRLCLDYETSTISYILTLTDEQFLVQDHSPVTPVTGLCAEAREAAQKLLNHYVKVQGLVISQMLRKSVETRDWITTIEPRNVRAVMKRVVEDATSIDVQVGLLYEEGVRKAQSSDSSKRTFSVYSSSRQQSRYAPSYTPSAPMDTNLLSNIQKLFSERIDIFSPAEFNKVSVLTGIIKISLKTFLECVRLRTFGRFGLQQIQVDCYYLQLYLWRFVSDENLVHFLLDEIVGSTAHRCLDPVPMEQSVIEVICERG